GCTCCGACCGCCTGTTCAATCTCGACCGCCGCCGTGGCTCCTGTGCCGGTGGCAGCAGTTCCGCCGATCTCGCCGCCTTCATCGTCCGGCAGTATCTCGGCCACGACGCCGAGCGAAATGCGCTGGAAGTGCTGCAGATCGAAAAGGCCCGCACGAACAAGGACATCCAGGTCCGCAGGCCATTGACCATCGACTGCGACGATCCAAGACTGAAGGCGGTGCTGATCCTGATGGAACAGAGCCTGGAAAACGAGCTGACCATCGACCAGCTCGCGCGCTCCGTCGGCCTGTCGCGCCGCCAGCTGGAACGCCTCTTCGCCCAGAAGATCGATGTCTCCCCGGCCCGTATCTATACCAAGCTGCGCATGGAGCGTGCCAAGATGCTGGTCACCAAGACCAATGCTTCACTGATCGATATCGCGCTTCAGGTCGGCTTCCAGAACACGTCCCATTTTACCCGCGTCTTCAAGGGCACCTATGGCCGCACGCCCGGCCAGATGCGCAGCCATCCCGCCGCCTGAGCCGGGCGCTGTACGTTAAGAGGCGCCTG
This DNA window, taken from Peteryoungia algae, encodes the following:
- a CDS encoding GlxA family transcriptional regulator produces the protein MSVEEGTKKPRLKIGFVLSRSFTLSAFALFIDTIRLASDQYDRSGRVLADWQVIGSTRHLITSSCGVQVAPTSDFVDPSRFDYIVVVGGLLGRQPAVDDQTIAFLRKAEAQKVPLIGLCTGTFILAEAGLMKNHQTCVSWLHYQEFRDRFPDHEVRSDRLFNLDRRRGSCAGGSSSADLAAFIVRQYLGHDAERNALEVLQIEKARTNKDIQVRRPLTIDCDDPRLKAVLILMEQSLENELTIDQLARSVGLSRRQLERLFAQKIDVSPARIYTKLRMERAKMLVTKTNASLIDIALQVGFQNTSHFTRVFKGTYGRTPGQMRSHPAA